The following coding sequences lie in one Heliangelus exortis chromosome 8, bHelExo1.hap1, whole genome shotgun sequence genomic window:
- the ZNF644 gene encoding zinc finger protein 644 isoform X1 — protein sequence MDDLEINTEVTGAKEEEEIICDDNFISEEDGGIPKPQESEPSFQKNSTLTLPEELSQDRSEKALSGGQTSLFMHSGAPTVSSENFILSRGTAVNGPVSHSTSTKTSIMNKGSVSLTTGQPVGHHTDSCSTLTVVHDLQLPAKSTTQKSNQHQVLFLLPDVAHAKNLTHSIKNLPTSASIGCESQKSVGNSVDSTLVGQVEVCEDDKNILVKDDCVDTLTDISSGTGGFTSGCDPSWDPQKEFIQFLMTNEETIEKSPIHCKVGLEKKRKRKMDVSKITRYTEDCFGDTSCIPSKSKLLNVDFLEQNEELQIVEPQKYSLSKVKPESTDEELEAVDAIQQLIYSPASNCAEDSSPVHTSTFLSSTLKNKCEQNDSESPSTFSTDEPSFYPCTKCNVNFREKKHLHRHMMYHLDGNSHFRHLNVPRPYACRECGRTFRDRNSLLKHMIIHQERRQKLMEEIRELKELQDEGRSARLQCPQCVFGTNCPKTFVQHAKTHEKDKRYYCCEECNFMAVTENELECHRGIAHGAVVKCSIIGSDMSQRKTQKKASLKDPYLGSSKRSSTYMCKICPFTTSTRSILKKHMEYLHPASCVGPFGSHLRLERRKGSIIDESLDFRNRTKQLIKQSSTFPKNSVLKQDVKRSFGSTSQSSSFSKLHKRPYRIQKARKSVSQSSVSVCSLTSTNKTFMIRNSIDQKRKSFHQAAKQKAGVKTSSDYLYRHKYESYRIIKKSSHSYPLHLEKVESDSVSSLHLFSSSSGPCNSYFVMNSNNLDGKRAKGCKDHRDVAIKRVVKESKREGSVTGGDLDCSPDFLHKMTVVVLQKLNSAEKKDSYETEDESSWDNVELCDYTTQSVEDEPYSDINQEHVNLFPIFKGKMEDHEAGDKSALSYEQNDGFYFEYYEDAEGSNFLHDLHDPQNLENVGSSLPKHNSVFHWTDLSLEKKSCPYCPATFETGVGLSNHVRGHLHRAGLSYEARHVVSPEQIATSDKMQHFKRTGTGTPVKRVRKAIEKSETSSEHTCQLCGGWFDTKIGLSNHVRGHLKRLGKTKWDAHKSPICVLNEMMQNEEKYEKILKALNSRRIIPRPFVAQKYASNDDFLSQNVIPLEAYHNGLKTEDMSVSASEEEGLSFLNECDEAKAVLREGRKNQSLTLIELLKNKRLGEERNSDISPQKIHNQTARKRFVQKCVLPLNEDSPLMYHPQKMDLTMQSALDCKQKKSRSRSGSKKKMLPLPHSADEVYILRCRFCGLVFRGPLSVQEDWIKHLQRHIVNANLPRTGAGMVEVTSLLKKPASITEASFSLLMAEAAS from the exons ATGGATGATTTAGAGATAAATACTGAAGTCACTGGTGctaaagaagaagaagaaatcatATGTGATGATAATTTCATATCTGAGGAAGATGGTGGCATTCCTAAACCACAAGAGAGCGAGCCCTCATTTCAGAAGAACAGTACATTGACTCTGCCTGAAGAACTATCACAGGACAGATCTGAAAAAGCCTTAAGTGGAGGCCAGACTTCTCTATTTATGCACTCTGGTGCTCCTACTGTTTCTAGTGAAAACTTTATCTTGTCCAGAGGAACAGCTGTTAATGGACCAGTTTCACACTCCACCTCAACTAAGACTTCCATTATGAATAAAGGCAGTGTTTCATTAACCACTGGACAGCCTGTAGGTCATCATACAGATTCCTGCTCAACCTTGACAGTGGTTCATGATCTTCAGCTGCCTGCAAAGAGTACAACACAGAAATCAAATCAGCaccaagttttatttttgttacctGATGTAGCACATGCTAAGAACCTGACTCATTCCATTAAAAATCTACCTACCTCTGCTTCAATTGGTTGTGAATCACAGAAATCAGTTGGAAATAGTGTAGATAGCACTTTAGTAGGCCAAGTAGAAGTTTGTGAGGATGATAAAAATATACTAGTAAAAGATGATTGTGTTGATACATTAACAGACATTTCCTCAGGTACAGGTGGTTTCACATCGGGTTGTGATCCCAGCTGGGATCCACAAAAAGAGTTCATACAGTTTCTTATGACAAATGAAGAAACAATAGAGAAGTCTCCCATTCACTGTAAAGTAGGCTTAGAGAAAAAGcgaaaaaggaaaatggatgTTAGTAAAATAACACGCTATACTGAAGACTGTTTTGGTGATACCAGTTGTATTCCTAGTAAATCAAAACTATTAAATGTTGACTTTCTAGAGCAGAATGAGGAGCTACAAATAGTAGAACCGCAAAAATATTCATTGAGTAAAGTAAAGCCTGAATCCACAGATGAAGAGTTGGAAGCTGTTGATGCTATACAGCAGCTCATTTATAGCCCTGCTAGTAACTGTGCAGAAGATAGTTCTCCTGTTCACACTAgcacttttctttccagtactttaaaaaataaatgtgaacaGAATGATTCTGAATCGCCATCTACTTTCAGTACTGATGAACCATCATTTTATCCCTGTACGAAGTGCAATGTgaattttagagagaaaaaacatctgCATAGGCATATGATGTACCATTTAGATGGGAACAGTCATTTCCGACATCTCAATGTCCCCAGGCCCTATGCATGTAGGGAATGTGGAAGGACATTTCGAGATCGTAATTCACTTCTTAAACATATGATAATTCACCAGGAAAGAAGGCAGAAACTGATGGAAGAAATCCGTGAGCTGAAAGAACTTCAGGATGAGGGTAGGAGTGCACGGTTACAGTGCCCACAGTGTGTATTTGGTACCAATTGTCCCAAAACCTTTGTGCAGCATGCAAAGACCcatgaaaaagataaaagatacTATTGCTGTGAGGAATGCAATTTCATGGCTGTGACAGAAAATGAACTGGAATGCCATCGAGGAATCGCTCATGGAGCAGTAGTCAAATGTTCGATTATTGGTAGTGACATGTCccagaggaaaacacagaaaaaggcaTCCTTGAAAGATCCTTATTTAGGATCCTCAAAAAGGTCATCAACGTATATGTGTAAGATTTGTCCATTTACTACTTCAActagaagcattttaaaaaaacacatggaaTATTTGCACCCAGCATCATGTGTTGGTCCCTTTGGTAGCCATCTTAGactagaaagaagaaaaggcagtaTAATAGATGAATCTTTAGATTTTCGTAACAGAACAAAACAGTTGATCAAACAATCTTCTACTTTTCCAAAGAACTCTGTTTTGAAACAGGATGTAAAAAGATCATTTGGCTCTACTTCACAGTCCAGTAGCTTCTCAAAACTTCACAAGAGACCCTACAGGATACAGAAGGCTCGGAAAAGCGTTTCACAGTCATCTGTAAGTGTGTGCAGTCTAACTTCTACAAACAAGACCTTTATGATTAGAAATAGCATTGACCAGAAACGTAAAAGTTTTCATcaagcagcaaaacagaaagcTGGTGTCAAAACAAGCAGTGATTATTTATATAGACACAAATATGAAAGCtacagaattattaaaaaatctaGTCACTCTTATCCTTTGCATTTAGAAAAGGTGGAGTCTGACTCTGTCAgttctttgcatttattttcttcatctagTGGTCCCTGTAATAGTTATTTTGTCATGAATTCAAATAATCTTGATGGCAAAAGGGCAAAAGGCTGTAAAGATCATAGGGATGTAGCTATAAAGAGAGTGGTTAAAGAATCCAAGAGGGAAGGCTCTGTTACAGGAGGTGATTTGGATTGCTCTCCAGATTTTCTGCATAAAATGACTGTTGTTGTTTTACAGAAACTtaactctgctgaaaaaaaagacagctatGAAACGGAGGATGAAAGTTCGTGGGATAATGTTGAACTATGTGATTACACTACACAGTCTGTGGAGGATGAACCTTACAGTGATATTAACCAGGAGCATGTAAACCTCTTCCCCATATTCAAAGGTAAAATGGAAGATCATGAAGCTGGTGATAAATCTGCACTTAGTTATGAGCAGAACGATGGCTTTTATTTTGAGTACTATGAAGATGCTGAAGGTAGTAACTTCCTGCATGATTTGCATGATCCTCAGAACTTAGAAAATGTAGGATCATCATTACCAAAGCATAATTCAGTTTTCCATTGGACTGATTTGTCGCTTGAAAAGAAGTCCTGCCCATACTGTCCAGCAACCTTTGAAACAGGTGTTGGATTGTCCAATCATGTCAGAGGACACCTTCACAGAGCAGGATTAAGCTATGAAGCCCGTCATGTTGTTTCACCAGAACAGATAGCAACAAGTgacaaaatgcagcattttaaaagaactgGAACAGGAACTCCTGTTAAACGTGTTAGAAAAG caATTGAGAAATCTGAAACTTCCTCTGAGCACACGTGTCAGCTCTGTGGAGGCTGGTTCGATACTAAAATTGGATTGTCTAATCATGTGCGAGGACACCTGAAAAGGCTTGGCAAAACCAAATGGGACGCACACAAGTCTCCAATTTGTGTTCTGAATGAGATGATGCAAAATGAGGAGAAGTATGAAAAAATCCTAAAGGCTTTGAACAGTCGTCGCATTATTCCTAGACCGTTTGTTGCTCAGAAATATGCATCAAATGATGACTTTTTATCTCAGAATGTTATACCTCTTGAAGCATACCATAATGGCCTAAAGACTGAAGATATGTCTGTGTCTGCATCGGAGGAAGAAGGGCTGAGTTTCCTAAATGAATGTGATGAAGCAAAAGCAGTGCTAcgtgaagggagaaaaaatcaGTCACTTACACTGATAGAACTCCTGAAAAACAAGAGGTtaggagaagaaaggaattcTGATATTTCTCCTCAAAAGATTCATAATCAAACTGCAAGAAAGAGGTTTGTTCAGAAATGTGTTCTTCCATTAAATGAAGACAGTCCATTGATGTATCACCCACAAAAAATGGACTTGACTATGCAGTCAG CTCTAGACTGTAAGCAAAAGAAGTCAAGGTCAAGATctggaagcaagaaaaaaatgctgccgTTACCTCATAGTGCCGATGAAGTTTACATACTCAGATGCAG GTTCTGTGGTCTGGTCTTTCGAGGGCCTCTGTCTGTCCAAGAAGATTGGATCAAGCACTTGCAGCGACACATTGTCAACGCAAATCTTCCACGGACTGGAGCTGGCATGGTTGAAGTCACATCACTACTTAAAAAGCCTGCTTCAATTACTGaagcttcattttctttacTGATGGCAGAAGCAGCATCATAG
- the ZNF644 gene encoding zinc finger protein 644 isoform X3, with protein sequence MDDLEINTEVTGAKEEEEIICDDNFISEEDGGIPKPQESEPSFQKNSTLTLPEELSQDRSEKALSGGQTSLFMHSGAPTVSSENFILSRGTAVNGPVSHSTSTKTSIMNKGSVSLTTGQPVGHHTDSCSTLTVVHDLQLPAKSTTQKSNQHQVLFLLPDVAHAKNLTHSIKNLPTSASIGCESQKSVGNSVDSTLVGQVEVCEDDKNILVKDDCVDTLTDISSGTGGFTSGCDPSWDPQKEFIQFLMTNEETIEKSPIHCKVGLEKKRKRKMDVSKITRYTEDCFGDTSCIPSKSKLLNVDFLEQNEELQIVEPQKYSLSKVKPESTDEELEAVDAIQQLIYSPASNCAEDSSPVHTSTFLSSTLKNKCEQNDSESPSTFSTDEPSFYPCTKCNVNFREKKHLHRHMMYHLDGNSHFRHLNVPRPYACRECGRTFRDRNSLLKHMIIHQERRQKLMEEIRELKELQDEGRSARLQCPQCVFGTNCPKTFVQHAKTHEKDKRYYCCEECNFMAVTENELECHRGIAHGAVVKCSIIGSDMSQRKTQKKASLKDPYLGSSKRSSTYMCKICPFTTSTRSILKKHMEYLHPASCVGPFGSHLRLERRKGSIIDESLDFRNRTKQLIKQSSTFPKNSVLKQDVKRSFGSTSQSSSFSKLHKRPYRIQKARKSVSQSSKLNSAEKKDSYETEDESSWDNVELCDYTTQSVEDEPYSDINQEHVNLFPIFKGKMEDHEAGDKSALSYEQNDGFYFEYYEDAEGSNFLHDLHDPQNLENVGSSLPKHNSVFHWTDLSLEKKSCPYCPATFETGVGLSNHVRGHLHRAGLSYEARHVVSPEQIATSDKMQHFKRTGTGTPVKRVRKAIEKSETSSEHTCQLCGGWFDTKIGLSNHVRGHLKRLGKTKWDAHKSPICVLNEMMQNEEKYEKILKALNSRRIIPRPFVAQKYASNDDFLSQNVIPLEAYHNGLKTEDMSVSASEEEGLSFLNECDEAKAVLREGRKNQSLTLIELLKNKRLGEERNSDISPQKIHNQTARKRFVQKCVLPLNEDSPLMYHPQKMDLTMQSALDCKQKKSRSRSGSKKKMLPLPHSADEVYILRCRFCGLVFRGPLSVQEDWIKHLQRHIVNANLPRTGAGMVEVTSLLKKPASITEASFSLLMAEAAS encoded by the exons ATGGATGATTTAGAGATAAATACTGAAGTCACTGGTGctaaagaagaagaagaaatcatATGTGATGATAATTTCATATCTGAGGAAGATGGTGGCATTCCTAAACCACAAGAGAGCGAGCCCTCATTTCAGAAGAACAGTACATTGACTCTGCCTGAAGAACTATCACAGGACAGATCTGAAAAAGCCTTAAGTGGAGGCCAGACTTCTCTATTTATGCACTCTGGTGCTCCTACTGTTTCTAGTGAAAACTTTATCTTGTCCAGAGGAACAGCTGTTAATGGACCAGTTTCACACTCCACCTCAACTAAGACTTCCATTATGAATAAAGGCAGTGTTTCATTAACCACTGGACAGCCTGTAGGTCATCATACAGATTCCTGCTCAACCTTGACAGTGGTTCATGATCTTCAGCTGCCTGCAAAGAGTACAACACAGAAATCAAATCAGCaccaagttttatttttgttacctGATGTAGCACATGCTAAGAACCTGACTCATTCCATTAAAAATCTACCTACCTCTGCTTCAATTGGTTGTGAATCACAGAAATCAGTTGGAAATAGTGTAGATAGCACTTTAGTAGGCCAAGTAGAAGTTTGTGAGGATGATAAAAATATACTAGTAAAAGATGATTGTGTTGATACATTAACAGACATTTCCTCAGGTACAGGTGGTTTCACATCGGGTTGTGATCCCAGCTGGGATCCACAAAAAGAGTTCATACAGTTTCTTATGACAAATGAAGAAACAATAGAGAAGTCTCCCATTCACTGTAAAGTAGGCTTAGAGAAAAAGcgaaaaaggaaaatggatgTTAGTAAAATAACACGCTATACTGAAGACTGTTTTGGTGATACCAGTTGTATTCCTAGTAAATCAAAACTATTAAATGTTGACTTTCTAGAGCAGAATGAGGAGCTACAAATAGTAGAACCGCAAAAATATTCATTGAGTAAAGTAAAGCCTGAATCCACAGATGAAGAGTTGGAAGCTGTTGATGCTATACAGCAGCTCATTTATAGCCCTGCTAGTAACTGTGCAGAAGATAGTTCTCCTGTTCACACTAgcacttttctttccagtactttaaaaaataaatgtgaacaGAATGATTCTGAATCGCCATCTACTTTCAGTACTGATGAACCATCATTTTATCCCTGTACGAAGTGCAATGTgaattttagagagaaaaaacatctgCATAGGCATATGATGTACCATTTAGATGGGAACAGTCATTTCCGACATCTCAATGTCCCCAGGCCCTATGCATGTAGGGAATGTGGAAGGACATTTCGAGATCGTAATTCACTTCTTAAACATATGATAATTCACCAGGAAAGAAGGCAGAAACTGATGGAAGAAATCCGTGAGCTGAAAGAACTTCAGGATGAGGGTAGGAGTGCACGGTTACAGTGCCCACAGTGTGTATTTGGTACCAATTGTCCCAAAACCTTTGTGCAGCATGCAAAGACCcatgaaaaagataaaagatacTATTGCTGTGAGGAATGCAATTTCATGGCTGTGACAGAAAATGAACTGGAATGCCATCGAGGAATCGCTCATGGAGCAGTAGTCAAATGTTCGATTATTGGTAGTGACATGTCccagaggaaaacacagaaaaaggcaTCCTTGAAAGATCCTTATTTAGGATCCTCAAAAAGGTCATCAACGTATATGTGTAAGATTTGTCCATTTACTACTTCAActagaagcattttaaaaaaacacatggaaTATTTGCACCCAGCATCATGTGTTGGTCCCTTTGGTAGCCATCTTAGactagaaagaagaaaaggcagtaTAATAGATGAATCTTTAGATTTTCGTAACAGAACAAAACAGTTGATCAAACAATCTTCTACTTTTCCAAAGAACTCTGTTTTGAAACAGGATGTAAAAAGATCATTTGGCTCTACTTCACAGTCCAGTAGCTTCTCAAAACTTCACAAGAGACCCTACAGGATACAGAAGGCTCGGAAAAGCGTTTCACAGTCATCT AAACTtaactctgctgaaaaaaaagacagctatGAAACGGAGGATGAAAGTTCGTGGGATAATGTTGAACTATGTGATTACACTACACAGTCTGTGGAGGATGAACCTTACAGTGATATTAACCAGGAGCATGTAAACCTCTTCCCCATATTCAAAGGTAAAATGGAAGATCATGAAGCTGGTGATAAATCTGCACTTAGTTATGAGCAGAACGATGGCTTTTATTTTGAGTACTATGAAGATGCTGAAGGTAGTAACTTCCTGCATGATTTGCATGATCCTCAGAACTTAGAAAATGTAGGATCATCATTACCAAAGCATAATTCAGTTTTCCATTGGACTGATTTGTCGCTTGAAAAGAAGTCCTGCCCATACTGTCCAGCAACCTTTGAAACAGGTGTTGGATTGTCCAATCATGTCAGAGGACACCTTCACAGAGCAGGATTAAGCTATGAAGCCCGTCATGTTGTTTCACCAGAACAGATAGCAACAAGTgacaaaatgcagcattttaaaagaactgGAACAGGAACTCCTGTTAAACGTGTTAGAAAAG caATTGAGAAATCTGAAACTTCCTCTGAGCACACGTGTCAGCTCTGTGGAGGCTGGTTCGATACTAAAATTGGATTGTCTAATCATGTGCGAGGACACCTGAAAAGGCTTGGCAAAACCAAATGGGACGCACACAAGTCTCCAATTTGTGTTCTGAATGAGATGATGCAAAATGAGGAGAAGTATGAAAAAATCCTAAAGGCTTTGAACAGTCGTCGCATTATTCCTAGACCGTTTGTTGCTCAGAAATATGCATCAAATGATGACTTTTTATCTCAGAATGTTATACCTCTTGAAGCATACCATAATGGCCTAAAGACTGAAGATATGTCTGTGTCTGCATCGGAGGAAGAAGGGCTGAGTTTCCTAAATGAATGTGATGAAGCAAAAGCAGTGCTAcgtgaagggagaaaaaatcaGTCACTTACACTGATAGAACTCCTGAAAAACAAGAGGTtaggagaagaaaggaattcTGATATTTCTCCTCAAAAGATTCATAATCAAACTGCAAGAAAGAGGTTTGTTCAGAAATGTGTTCTTCCATTAAATGAAGACAGTCCATTGATGTATCACCCACAAAAAATGGACTTGACTATGCAGTCAG CTCTAGACTGTAAGCAAAAGAAGTCAAGGTCAAGATctggaagcaagaaaaaaatgctgccgTTACCTCATAGTGCCGATGAAGTTTACATACTCAGATGCAG GTTCTGTGGTCTGGTCTTTCGAGGGCCTCTGTCTGTCCAAGAAGATTGGATCAAGCACTTGCAGCGACACATTGTCAACGCAAATCTTCCACGGACTGGAGCTGGCATGGTTGAAGTCACATCACTACTTAAAAAGCCTGCTTCAATTACTGaagcttcattttctttacTGATGGCAGAAGCAGCATCATAG
- the ZNF644 gene encoding zinc finger protein 644 isoform X4, whose amino-acid sequence MDDLEINTEVTGAKEEEEIICDDNFISEEDGGIPKPQESEPSFQKNSTLTLPEELSQDRSEKALSGGQTSLFMHSGAPTVSSENFILSRGTAVNGPVSHSTSTKTSIMNKGSVSLTTGQPVGHHTDSCSTLTVVHDLQLPAKSTTQKSNQHQVLFLLPDVAHAKNLTHSIKNLPTSASIGCESQKSVGNSVDSTLVGQVEVCEDDKNILVKDDCVDTLTDISSGTGGFTSGCDPSWDPQKEFIQFLMTNEETIEKSPIHCKVGLEKKRKRKMDVSKITRYTEDCFGDTSCIPSKSKLLNVDFLEQNEELQIVEPQKYSLSKVKPESTDEELEAVDAIQQLIYSPASNCAEDSSPVHTSTFLSSTLKNKCEQNDSESPSTFSTDEPSFYPCTKCNVNFREKKHLHRHMMYHLDGNSHFRHLNVPRPYACRECGRTFRDRNSLLKHMIIHQERRQKLMEEIRELKELQDEGRSARLQCPQCVFGTNCPKTFVQHAKTHEKDKRYYCCEECNFMAVTENELECHRGIAHGAVVKCSIIGSDMSQRKTQKKASLKDPYLGSSKRSSTYMCKICPFTTSTRSILKKHMEYLHPASCVGPFGSHLRLERRKGSIIDESLDFRNRTKQLIKQSSTFPKNSVLKQDVKRSFGSTSQSSSFSKLHKRPYRIQKARKSVSQSSKLNSAEKKDSYETEDESSWDNVELCDYTTQSVEDEPYSDINQEHVNLFPIFKGKMEDHEAGDKSALSYEQNDGFYFEYYEDAEGSNFLHDLHDPQNLENVGSSLPKHNSVFHWTDLSLEKKSCPYCPATFETGVGLSNHVRGHLHRAGLSYEARHVVSPEQIATSDKMQHFKRTGTGTPVKRVRKALDCKQKKSRSRSGSKKKMLPLPHSADEVYILRCRFCGLVFRGPLSVQEDWIKHLQRHIVNANLPRTGAGMVEVTSLLKKPASITEASFSLLMAEAAS is encoded by the exons ATGGATGATTTAGAGATAAATACTGAAGTCACTGGTGctaaagaagaagaagaaatcatATGTGATGATAATTTCATATCTGAGGAAGATGGTGGCATTCCTAAACCACAAGAGAGCGAGCCCTCATTTCAGAAGAACAGTACATTGACTCTGCCTGAAGAACTATCACAGGACAGATCTGAAAAAGCCTTAAGTGGAGGCCAGACTTCTCTATTTATGCACTCTGGTGCTCCTACTGTTTCTAGTGAAAACTTTATCTTGTCCAGAGGAACAGCTGTTAATGGACCAGTTTCACACTCCACCTCAACTAAGACTTCCATTATGAATAAAGGCAGTGTTTCATTAACCACTGGACAGCCTGTAGGTCATCATACAGATTCCTGCTCAACCTTGACAGTGGTTCATGATCTTCAGCTGCCTGCAAAGAGTACAACACAGAAATCAAATCAGCaccaagttttatttttgttacctGATGTAGCACATGCTAAGAACCTGACTCATTCCATTAAAAATCTACCTACCTCTGCTTCAATTGGTTGTGAATCACAGAAATCAGTTGGAAATAGTGTAGATAGCACTTTAGTAGGCCAAGTAGAAGTTTGTGAGGATGATAAAAATATACTAGTAAAAGATGATTGTGTTGATACATTAACAGACATTTCCTCAGGTACAGGTGGTTTCACATCGGGTTGTGATCCCAGCTGGGATCCACAAAAAGAGTTCATACAGTTTCTTATGACAAATGAAGAAACAATAGAGAAGTCTCCCATTCACTGTAAAGTAGGCTTAGAGAAAAAGcgaaaaaggaaaatggatgTTAGTAAAATAACACGCTATACTGAAGACTGTTTTGGTGATACCAGTTGTATTCCTAGTAAATCAAAACTATTAAATGTTGACTTTCTAGAGCAGAATGAGGAGCTACAAATAGTAGAACCGCAAAAATATTCATTGAGTAAAGTAAAGCCTGAATCCACAGATGAAGAGTTGGAAGCTGTTGATGCTATACAGCAGCTCATTTATAGCCCTGCTAGTAACTGTGCAGAAGATAGTTCTCCTGTTCACACTAgcacttttctttccagtactttaaaaaataaatgtgaacaGAATGATTCTGAATCGCCATCTACTTTCAGTACTGATGAACCATCATTTTATCCCTGTACGAAGTGCAATGTgaattttagagagaaaaaacatctgCATAGGCATATGATGTACCATTTAGATGGGAACAGTCATTTCCGACATCTCAATGTCCCCAGGCCCTATGCATGTAGGGAATGTGGAAGGACATTTCGAGATCGTAATTCACTTCTTAAACATATGATAATTCACCAGGAAAGAAGGCAGAAACTGATGGAAGAAATCCGTGAGCTGAAAGAACTTCAGGATGAGGGTAGGAGTGCACGGTTACAGTGCCCACAGTGTGTATTTGGTACCAATTGTCCCAAAACCTTTGTGCAGCATGCAAAGACCcatgaaaaagataaaagatacTATTGCTGTGAGGAATGCAATTTCATGGCTGTGACAGAAAATGAACTGGAATGCCATCGAGGAATCGCTCATGGAGCAGTAGTCAAATGTTCGATTATTGGTAGTGACATGTCccagaggaaaacacagaaaaaggcaTCCTTGAAAGATCCTTATTTAGGATCCTCAAAAAGGTCATCAACGTATATGTGTAAGATTTGTCCATTTACTACTTCAActagaagcattttaaaaaaacacatggaaTATTTGCACCCAGCATCATGTGTTGGTCCCTTTGGTAGCCATCTTAGactagaaagaagaaaaggcagtaTAATAGATGAATCTTTAGATTTTCGTAACAGAACAAAACAGTTGATCAAACAATCTTCTACTTTTCCAAAGAACTCTGTTTTGAAACAGGATGTAAAAAGATCATTTGGCTCTACTTCACAGTCCAGTAGCTTCTCAAAACTTCACAAGAGACCCTACAGGATACAGAAGGCTCGGAAAAGCGTTTCACAGTCATCT AAACTtaactctgctgaaaaaaaagacagctatGAAACGGAGGATGAAAGTTCGTGGGATAATGTTGAACTATGTGATTACACTACACAGTCTGTGGAGGATGAACCTTACAGTGATATTAACCAGGAGCATGTAAACCTCTTCCCCATATTCAAAGGTAAAATGGAAGATCATGAAGCTGGTGATAAATCTGCACTTAGTTATGAGCAGAACGATGGCTTTTATTTTGAGTACTATGAAGATGCTGAAGGTAGTAACTTCCTGCATGATTTGCATGATCCTCAGAACTTAGAAAATGTAGGATCATCATTACCAAAGCATAATTCAGTTTTCCATTGGACTGATTTGTCGCTTGAAAAGAAGTCCTGCCCATACTGTCCAGCAACCTTTGAAACAGGTGTTGGATTGTCCAATCATGTCAGAGGACACCTTCACAGAGCAGGATTAAGCTATGAAGCCCGTCATGTTGTTTCACCAGAACAGATAGCAACAAGTgacaaaatgcagcattttaaaagaactgGAACAGGAACTCCTGTTAAACGTGTTAGAAAAG CTCTAGACTGTAAGCAAAAGAAGTCAAGGTCAAGATctggaagcaagaaaaaaatgctgccgTTACCTCATAGTGCCGATGAAGTTTACATACTCAGATGCAG GTTCTGTGGTCTGGTCTTTCGAGGGCCTCTGTCTGTCCAAGAAGATTGGATCAAGCACTTGCAGCGACACATTGTCAACGCAAATCTTCCACGGACTGGAGCTGGCATGGTTGAAGTCACATCACTACTTAAAAAGCCTGCTTCAATTACTGaagcttcattttctttacTGATGGCAGAAGCAGCATCATAG